The Mesorhizobium sp. M1D.F.Ca.ET.043.01.1.1 genome contains a region encoding:
- a CDS encoding GNAT family N-acetyltransferase: MDQPATPLVTELPPDFARWEEVHALIRRAFAYMDGVIDPPSSAHLLTPEGLRDKAALEKAFLAVENGRIVGCVFALERAEDLYVGKLAVEPGLQGRGIGARLMQAVEDFARRRSRHAVELQTRIELAANHATFARLGFRETGRTAHEGYDRPTSITMRKVLS, encoded by the coding sequence ATGGACCAGCCGGCCACTCCTCTCGTCACCGAGCTTCCGCCGGACTTCGCACGGTGGGAGGAAGTGCATGCGCTGATCCGGCGCGCCTTCGCCTATATGGACGGCGTCATCGACCCGCCGTCCTCGGCGCATCTGCTGACGCCCGAAGGCCTCCGGGATAAGGCGGCGCTGGAGAAGGCCTTCCTGGCCGTGGAGAACGGCCGGATCGTCGGTTGCGTGTTCGCGCTGGAAAGGGCGGAGGATCTCTATGTCGGCAAGCTTGCCGTCGAGCCCGGCCTTCAGGGGCGAGGCATAGGCGCACGGCTGATGCAGGCCGTGGAGGACTTTGCCCGCCGGCGCAGCAGGCATGCCGTCGAGCTGCAGACGCGCATCGAGCTCGCCGCAAACCACGCGACGTTCGCCCGGCTCGGCTTTCGCGAGACCGGGCGCACGGCGCACGAAGGCTATGACCGGCCGACCTCGATCACCATGCGCAAGGTGCTGTCTTGA